One genomic window of Manihot esculenta cultivar AM560-2 chromosome 16, M.esculenta_v8, whole genome shotgun sequence includes the following:
- the LOC110603728 gene encoding far upstream element-binding protein 1 has protein sequence MADESQYSSGTDNTPIVSNKRKYDDQTPPSSTRRPTGFSSPDSTHAPPSYNTVPPPTDEIQMAKQKAQEIAARLLSGAGADVKRPRVENGASGFDSSDKGFSSAPNDMKSMSNSAPSAITVSYASYMGGSSKKIDIPNGRVGVIIGKGGETIKYLQLQSGAKIQVTRDMDADPNSPTRTVELMGTPEQIAKAEQLINEVLEEADAGGSGTVSRRFTGQGGSEHFVMKIASNKVGLVIGKGGETIKNMQTRTGARIQVIPLHLPPGDTSTERNVHIEGTSEQIELAKQLVLEVTSENRARNPSMAGGYPQQGYQTRPPSNWGPPGANPVQQPGYGYMQPGAYPGPPPQYNMSQQPYAGYPPQPSSGGYPSNWDQSNVSANQQTGQGYDYYNQPASSQPPPTSGGPAAPADNTGYNYSQPPTSGFNQQGQSYDGYGGYTQSGYGQPPPYDQQQGYTSAPSYGNVGSATQEGHTSSYGTQGDSTQAPTHPPAMGQQGYTTGQQPSPNPSSYPPQGSTQPGYAQPGYGSQPPAQPGYGSNYGPPQAQKPPANPSVYGQTQQSPSTPGGYGQPASVQPGYPHSQPLPSGYSQPDSGPQRLPPSGFGASGAQPGYGPPYGSATAGQTGYGQGMQPYNTSYGGGYSQPAAYPADGNAGNNARSTYDSSAASQPVQQSGVAKTSPQT, from the exons ATGGCAGACGAATCGCAGTACTCTTCGGGTACAGACAACACTCCCATCGTCTCCAATAAGCGCAAATATGATGACCAGACCCCGCCGTCGTCAACGCGACGACCTACTGGCTTCTCATCCCCAGACTCCACTCACGCCCCGCCGTCTTACAACACCGTGCCTCCGCCTACCGATGAGATCCAGATGGCCAAACAGAAAGCTCAGGAAATAGCCGCTCGCCTATTGAGCGGAGCCGGTGCTGATGTTAAGCGCCCTAGGGTTGAGAATGGTGCTTCTGGCTTCGATTCCAGTGACAAGGGTTTTAGCTCTGCTCCTAATG ATATGAAGTCTATGTCAAACTCAGCCCCTTCTGCAATTACTGTTTCATATGCTTCATATATGGGAGGCTCTAGCAAAAAAATTGATATTCCAAATGGTAGGGTAGGTGTTATCATTGGAAAAGGTGGAGAGACAATTAAATATCTTCAGCTTCAGTCTGGAGCAAAGATTCAGGTTACTCGAGATATGGATGCAGACCCGAATTCCCCTACTAGGACGGTAGAGCTCATGGGTACTCCTGAACAAATTGCAAAGGCAGAACAGTTGATTAATGAAGTTCTTGAAGAG GCTGATGCAGGAGGTTCTGGCACTGTTTCTAGAAGGTTCACAGGACAAGGCGGTTCTGAACATTTTGTAATGAAAATTGCTAGTAACAAG GTTGGTCTGGTAATTGGTAAAGGTGGTGAAACAATCAAGAACATGCAAACTAGGACTGGAGCTCGGATTCAG GTGATACCATTGCATTTACCCCCAGGTGATACATCAACAGAAAGGAATGTGCATATAGAGGGGACTAGTGAACAGATTGAACTTGCTAAACAGTTGGTTCTTGAAGTTACAAGTGAG AATCGTGCTAGGAATCCATCAATGGCTGGAGGGTATCCACAGCAAGGATATCAAACTCGACCGCCAAGCAATTGGGGGCCACCTGGAGCTAATCCAGTGCAGCAACCTGGTTATGGCTACATGCAGCCAGGAGCTTACCCCGGCCCACCACCTCAGTATAATATGTCCCAGCAACCTTATGCAGGATATCCTCCCCAACCATCATCTGGTGGATATCCATCCAACTGGGATCAGTCAAATGTCTCTGCCAATCAGCAAACTGGTCAGGGTTATGATTACTATAATCAGCCAGCTTCTTCACAACCACCACCAACCTCTGGTGGTCCTGCAGCTCCAGCAGATAACACTGGTTATAATTACAGTCAGCCACCAACTTCTGGTTTTAATCAGCAAGGACAAAGTTATGATGGCTATGGTGGATATACTCAATCAGGTTATGGTCAACCACCACCATATGATCAACAGCAAGGTTATACCTCTGCTCCCAGTTATGGTAATGTAGGCAGTGCTACTCAGGAAGGGCACACTTCCTCCTATGGAACCCAAGGGGACTCGACCCAAGCACCAACTCATCCCCCTGCAATGGGTCAGCAAGGTTATACTACTGGACAACAGCCTAGCCCAAACCCATCTAGTTATCCACCTCAAGGATCCACCCAGCCAGGATATGCCCAACCCGGTTATGGGAGTCAACCACCAGCTCAGCCTGGATATGGGTCCAACTATGGACCACCACAAGCTCAGAAACCTCCAGCCAATCCCTCTGTTTATGGTCAGACACAACAATCACCTAGCACTCCTGGAGGTTATGGCCAGCCTGCCTCTGTGCAGCCTGGATACCCACATTCTCAGCCTCTGCCATCTGGCTATTCCCAACCAGATTCAGGTCCACAGCGACTGCCACCATCTGGGTTTGGTGCTTCAGGTGCTCAACCAGGGTATGGTCCGCCTTATGGTTCGGCAACAGCTGGTCAAACAGGTTATGGACAGGGGATGCAACCTTACAACACTTCTTATGGTGGTGGATATTCTCAGCCTGCAGCATATCCTGCAGATGGCAATGCTGGCAATAATGCTCGTTCGACTTATGATTCTTCAGCAGCATCACAGCCTGTTCAACAGAGTGGAGTTGCAAAAACATCGCCACAAACTTAA